One genomic region from Chlamydia poikilotherma encodes:
- a CDS encoding RluA family pseudouridine synthase, whose amino-acid sequence MKEFSWVADHIERLSSFLRSRLPDYKKHIILDSVRYHGCRVNGHLERFESYKVQPGDCITLTLQIRSEPKILWEDPNCCIYDKPSHISTEDLAKTTGLNIVHRLDRDTTGCILFAKNANAANALAELFKKRKIHKQYTALVFGHPKKSSGTLISHTAPKLRRCGAVIFGNTNKDYGKLTITNWSVLRTYKHYTLIRCEPITGRTHQIRLHMQTLGHPVVGDVDYGKKVQPRNVFRPLLHAHALTFTSPFSQEKIDVTASSSGDPREVVPHLLQKR is encoded by the coding sequence ATGAAAGAATTCTCATGGGTTGCTGATCATATAGAAAGATTATCATCTTTCTTACGTTCTCGGCTTCCCGATTATAAAAAACATATCATTCTTGATTCGGTGCGTTATCACGGTTGTCGTGTAAACGGTCATTTAGAAAGGTTCGAATCTTATAAAGTTCAACCTGGAGATTGCATTACGTTAACCTTGCAAATAAGATCAGAACCAAAAATCCTTTGGGAAGATCCAAATTGTTGTATCTATGACAAACCTTCGCACATCTCTACGGAAGATCTGGCAAAAACAACGGGACTCAATATAGTCCATAGGCTAGATAGAGACACCACGGGATGTATCCTGTTTGCCAAAAATGCAAATGCTGCTAATGCCCTCGCAGAACTGTTCAAGAAACGAAAAATACATAAACAATACACTGCTTTAGTTTTTGGTCATCCAAAAAAATCTTCAGGCACGTTAATTTCTCACACTGCTCCTAAATTACGCCGTTGCGGTGCTGTAATTTTCGGAAATACAAATAAAGATTATGGGAAGTTAACAATTACAAATTGGTCCGTGCTGCGTACTTATAAACACTATACTTTAATACGCTGTGAACCAATTACAGGAAGGACACATCAAATCCGTCTACATATGCAAACTTTAGGCCATCCGGTTGTTGGCGATGTAGATTATGGCAAGAAAGTACAGCCGAGAAATGTATTTCGTCCTCTACTCCATGCACATGCCCTAACCTTTACATCGCCATTTTCTCAAGAAAAGATAGATGTTACAGCATCCTCATCCGGAGATCCCAGAGAAGTAGTCCCCCACCTACTACAGAAACGTTAA
- the mutY gene encoding A/G-specific adenine glycosylase, which produces MAKIAFSERAKKFPVEKLKKWFADNKRSFPWRDNPSPYNVWVSEVMLQQTRAEVVVNYFLEWMKRFPTIEALATANEEDVIKAWEGLGYYTRVRNLLYGARMVMKDFGGELPDDPLDLMQIKGLGPYTVHAILAFAFKRRTAAVDGNVLRVLSRVFLIDASIDLESTKTWVFRIALSLLPAKDPQIVTEALIELGACICKRAPKCEICPLNTMCGAYKEGRQKSLPIRHARKKIVTLFRWVAIVLYEDAIVLEQRKPEEMMAGLYEFPYIEVESFDGLSDIEGIIQEMEKRVGTPLVFYGELEEQRHAFTHYKVRLIPRIFRAKSKPKSEFLYPIEILDSLPFSSGHRKIKAWLLENAYTIPNPELVKV; this is translated from the coding sequence ATGGCAAAGATAGCTTTTTCTGAAAGAGCAAAGAAATTTCCTGTGGAAAAGTTAAAAAAATGGTTTGCAGATAATAAGCGTAGCTTCCCATGGAGAGACAATCCTTCACCGTATAATGTCTGGGTTTCCGAAGTAATGCTCCAGCAAACTCGAGCAGAAGTTGTAGTAAATTATTTTCTTGAGTGGATGAAGAGGTTCCCAACTATAGAAGCATTAGCGACCGCTAATGAAGAAGATGTGATCAAAGCTTGGGAAGGTTTAGGTTATTACACTCGAGTACGGAATCTTTTGTATGGAGCCCGGATGGTCATGAAGGATTTTGGAGGAGAACTTCCTGACGATCCTTTAGATTTAATGCAGATAAAAGGATTAGGCCCATATACGGTGCACGCCATTTTAGCTTTTGCTTTTAAAAGAAGAACAGCTGCAGTAGATGGCAATGTTTTGCGGGTACTTAGTAGAGTATTTTTAATAGATGCTTCTATAGATTTAGAATCTACTAAAACTTGGGTATTTAGAATTGCCCTATCTCTTTTGCCCGCTAAAGATCCACAGATAGTTACCGAAGCTTTGATAGAACTTGGAGCGTGTATTTGTAAACGTGCTCCGAAATGTGAAATTTGTCCTTTAAATACTATGTGCGGAGCTTATAAAGAAGGTCGGCAAAAATCTCTTCCGATACGTCATGCTAGGAAAAAAATTGTTACATTATTTCGTTGGGTAGCGATTGTTCTCTATGAAGATGCTATCGTTCTTGAACAAAGAAAACCTGAGGAGATGATGGCTGGTTTATACGAATTTCCTTATATAGAGGTTGAGTCTTTTGATGGTCTTTCGGATATAGAAGGGATTATCCAAGAAATGGAGAAACGTGTAGGAACTCCATTAGTGTTTTATGGAGAATTAGAGGAACAACGTCATGCTTTTACCCATTATAAGGTACGTCTTATTCCGAGAATTTTCCGTGCAAAATCTAAACCAAAATCTGAGTTTCTCTATCCTATAGAGATCTTAGATTCTTTACCTTTCTCTTCCGGACATAGGAAAATAAAGGCTTGGTTATTAGAAAATGCTTATACTATTCCTAATCCTGAACTTGTGAAGGTTTAA
- a CDS encoding MazG nucleotide pyrophosphohydrolase domain-containing protein, giving the protein MKNIDFSQLIELVRKMVADGICPWTDHQDFDSILSHILQECKELSEAVHEGYSIKEVTSEAGDVLTLVLLLCFKMEFLGMSSLDAIISEALAKIRRRAPHVFDPSKRISYEEARTAWALAKLEEKSEK; this is encoded by the coding sequence ATGAAAAATATAGACTTTTCTCAATTGATAGAGCTTGTTAGAAAAATGGTCGCCGATGGTATTTGTCCTTGGACAGATCATCAGGATTTTGACTCTATACTTAGCCATATTCTCCAGGAGTGTAAGGAGCTTTCGGAAGCTGTTCATGAGGGCTATTCTATTAAGGAAGTCACCTCGGAAGCCGGGGATGTTCTTACTCTTGTGTTGTTGTTGTGCTTCAAGATGGAATTTCTAGGAATGTCTTCATTAGATGCAATTATTAGTGAAGCTCTTGCTAAAATTCGTCGTCGTGCTCCTCATGTTTTCGATCCAAGTAAAAGAATTTCTTATGAGGAAGCAAGAACGGCATGGGCTCTTGCTAAACTCGAAGAGAAGAGTGAAAAATAG
- a CDS encoding CPBP family intramembrane glutamic endopeptidase, whose protein sequence is MIHSWLFLLIFLALAAVVSRNFFTWPKPSEKTPLQLRHILVGVVLLFLPGLIPFIIGADSDIAARSLHGIFLASAYIFYLLGLPIEVTRSVIYSANRPEATFLGAIFSAIRMWIIVIPITQIIGLVLNKGLMLILPIEALQEQTLTQEVQDTLTSTVYDRGFILSLGILIPFAEEIFFRGFLQTFLKNKMNRIYALLYSSVIFALTHVEHSWGSLVFVPVLLIFSLLTGFLYEKERHIAAPIVLHILFNITNIGMLSV, encoded by the coding sequence ATGATCCATTCTTGGTTATTCCTTCTTATATTTCTAGCTCTAGCAGCTGTTGTATCGAGAAATTTTTTTACTTGGCCAAAACCCTCAGAAAAAACTCCATTACAACTACGACATATTCTTGTCGGAGTTGTCCTTTTGTTTCTTCCAGGATTAATTCCTTTTATTATAGGAGCGGATTCTGATATCGCTGCACGCTCATTACACGGGATCTTTCTAGCATCTGCCTATATCTTTTATCTTCTAGGACTACCTATTGAAGTTACACGCAGTGTAATTTATTCAGCGAATAGGCCTGAGGCAACATTTTTAGGCGCAATTTTTTCTGCAATACGGATGTGGATTATTGTAATCCCTATTACTCAAATCATTGGTCTCGTGCTAAATAAAGGATTAATGCTCATTTTGCCTATCGAGGCCCTACAAGAACAAACATTAACTCAAGAAGTCCAAGATACACTGACATCTACAGTATATGATCGTGGATTTATTTTAAGTTTAGGGATTTTAATTCCTTTTGCTGAGGAAATATTCTTCAGAGGTTTTCTACAAACATTTCTGAAAAATAAAATGAACAGAATTTATGCTCTCTTATATTCTTCAGTAATCTTCGCTCTTACCCACGTAGAGCATTCTTGGGGAAGCCTGGTATTTGTCCCTGTTCTCTTAATTTTTTCTCTACTTACAGGGTTTCTTTACGAAAAAGAACGCCATATTGCTGCGCCCATAGTATTGCATATACTATTCAACATTACAAATATCGGAATGTTATCAGTTTAA
- a CDS encoding CT253 family lipoprotein, giving the protein MRKLLLLVSCGLLSINLSGCSLPASGSYHPKLYKSGSKAKGVVAMLPVFYRSGKVSEVLPWNLQAEFTQEIGKRFHSSEKLFLIKHSASPRVVSQFYSPVVPEFSPQAIVEFLPAEFVVATELLEQKTSQDMFGNDSITASVRVRVFDIRHNKVSMIYQEIIESSQPIATTVSDYHRYGWQTKHFESTPMGLMHHRLFREVVARVEGYVCANYS; this is encoded by the coding sequence ATGCGAAAACTCCTCTTATTAGTTTCTTGTGGACTTTTGTCTATAAACCTATCTGGCTGTTCTCTACCAGCATCGGGAAGCTATCATCCTAAGCTTTACAAATCAGGAAGTAAGGCTAAGGGCGTTGTTGCTATGTTACCAGTATTTTACCGTTCTGGGAAAGTCTCCGAAGTACTTCCATGGAATTTACAAGCAGAATTCACTCAAGAGATTGGCAAGAGATTCCATTCTTCCGAAAAATTATTTTTAATTAAACATTCTGCATCTCCACGGGTCGTCTCGCAATTTTATTCTCCTGTGGTTCCCGAGTTTTCTCCACAAGCGATAGTCGAATTTCTTCCAGCAGAGTTTGTGGTCGCTACAGAACTTTTAGAGCAAAAAACATCACAAGATATGTTTGGCAACGACTCTATAACAGCTTCTGTTCGTGTTCGTGTTTTCGATATTCGTCACAATAAGGTTTCGATGATCTATCAAGAAATCATTGAATCTAGCCAGCCTATTGCTACAACAGTAAGTGATTATCATCGTTACGGATGGCAAACGAAACATTTTGAATCTACACCTATGGGGCTTATGCATCACCGTCTATTTCGAGAAGTCGTCGCCAGAGTTGAAGGTTATGTCTGTGCAAATTATTCGTAA
- a CDS encoding PP2C family protein-serine/threonine phosphatase, with the protein MQNTVDFDYFGLSDIGMVRSRNEDFWQVNLSSRAVAIADGMGGCLGGDVASHEAIFSLMELIDARQSQLAEFKDDQYRETLRIILSEVNGLIYEHSLMESRLQGMGTTLSFMQFLRNKAWLLHVGDSRIYRLRGESLSCLTEDHSLANQLKNRYGLSKQSDKVYPYRHILTNVLGSRPYVIPDIRDISYKKEDLFVFCSDGLTNMVSDADMRDILLQSTTLEESGNILISLANSRGGSDNVTVVLVRIQ; encoded by the coding sequence ATGCAAAATACTGTAGATTTCGATTATTTTGGTCTAAGCGATATTGGAATGGTGCGTTCTAGGAATGAGGATTTTTGGCAGGTAAATCTGTCCTCAAGAGCTGTTGCTATTGCAGACGGTATGGGAGGATGCCTAGGAGGTGATGTAGCTTCTCATGAAGCTATTTTTAGCTTAATGGAATTGATTGATGCCAGGCAATCGCAGTTAGCGGAGTTTAAGGATGATCAGTATAGAGAAACATTGAGGATAATTCTTTCTGAAGTTAACGGCTTAATTTATGAGCACAGTCTCATGGAATCACGTCTTCAGGGTATGGGAACTACATTGAGTTTCATGCAATTTCTTAGGAACAAGGCTTGGTTGCTTCATGTTGGAGATAGTAGAATTTACCGCTTGCGTGGCGAAAGTCTTTCTTGTTTGACAGAGGATCATTCTTTAGCAAATCAGTTGAAAAATCGTTATGGGCTTTCTAAACAATCAGATAAGGTGTATCCTTATCGCCATATTCTGACTAATGTTTTAGGAAGTCGTCCTTATGTGATTCCCGATATCAGGGATATTTCCTATAAGAAAGAAGACTTGTTTGTTTTTTGCTCGGACGGCTTGACAAACATGGTTTCTGATGCAGATATGCGGGATATTTTACTTCAATCTACGACCTTAGAAGAAAGTGGAAATATTTTAATTTCCCTAGCAAATAGTCGTGGGGGATCTGATAATGTTACCGTGGTGTTAGTCCGAATACAGTAA
- a CDS encoding cysteine desulfurase family protein — MIYLDNNAMASLEPGLLHFLQQLFHEGIYANPSSVHSPGKKSRKIIHETTTLIQKTLSFPGQVIYTSSATESLNLAIASLPKGSHVITCSCEHPAIIEPLKNANLFVSYLDPQLGNCTISPEQIETAIIPTTSAIVLGWVNSEIGAKINIEVIADIARKHNLQFIVDATAIIGREKVTIPKGVTMVAFSGHKFHALSGIGALLISPGFKVSPLLWGGGQQGGIRSGTENLWGIASLYYIFNMLTEKQEEIALKILQYRNYFEACLKERIPEVRIHCEYQPRVNNVSAIAFPLLEGEVMQIALDVEGVACGYGSACSSGATTAFKSLVAMKIDQDISLATLRFSFSHLLTQEDLDLAIEKIIKVSTHLRSAW, encoded by the coding sequence ATGATCTACTTGGATAACAACGCCATGGCTTCTCTAGAGCCAGGTCTTTTGCATTTTCTACAACAACTCTTTCATGAGGGGATTTACGCCAATCCTTCGAGTGTACATAGTCCAGGAAAAAAATCTCGCAAGATAATTCATGAAACGACAACGTTGATTCAGAAGACCCTATCTTTTCCTGGGCAGGTAATTTATACTTCGAGTGCTACGGAAAGTTTAAATTTAGCTATTGCGAGTCTTCCTAAAGGAAGTCATGTGATTACATGCAGTTGTGAACATCCTGCAATAATAGAGCCTTTAAAAAATGCCAATCTTTTCGTTTCGTATTTAGATCCTCAGCTTGGAAACTGTACAATCAGTCCAGAACAAATAGAAACTGCTATTATACCAACAACCTCAGCAATCGTATTAGGATGGGTAAATAGCGAAATTGGTGCGAAAATAAATATAGAGGTGATTGCTGATATTGCTAGGAAGCATAATTTACAATTTATTGTAGATGCTACAGCAATTATCGGTAGAGAAAAAGTAACCATTCCTAAAGGTGTCACTATGGTTGCTTTTAGTGGACATAAGTTTCACGCTTTATCGGGAATAGGAGCTCTTCTTATATCTCCAGGATTTAAAGTTTCTCCCTTGCTTTGGGGGGGCGGTCAGCAAGGAGGTATACGTTCTGGAACAGAAAACCTCTGGGGGATTGCTTCATTATACTATATTTTCAATATGCTTACGGAAAAACAAGAAGAAATAGCTTTAAAAATCTTACAATATCGCAATTATTTCGAGGCATGCTTAAAAGAACGTATTCCTGAGGTTAGAATTCATTGTGAGTATCAACCTCGTGTGAATAATGTTTCCGCTATTGCTTTCCCTCTATTAGAAGGTGAGGTGATGCAAATAGCTTTAGACGTTGAAGGTGTAGCTTGTGGTTATGGATCAGCTTGTTCTTCGGGAGCTACTACAGCTTTCAAATCTTTAGTTGCCATGAAAATTGATCAGGATATATCTCTAGCTACCTTAAGGTTTTCTTTTTCTCATTTGCTAACACAAGAAGATCTTGATTTAGCTATAGAGAAGATTATAAAGGTGAGTACCCATTTGAGAAGTGCTTGGTAA
- a CDS encoding CNNM domain-containing protein — protein MTDSPFFWLGVNFLCIVLQGFYSMMEMACVSFNRVRLQYYLTKDHKKARYINFLIRRPYRLFGTVMLGVNIALQISSESARNCYKALGFSPDYAPFTQIFLVVIFAELFPLTISRKIPEKLALWGAPILYYSHYLFYPLIQFIGSLTEGIYYLLKIKKEKLNSTLSRDEFQKALETHHEEQDFNVIATNIFSLSATSAEQVCQPLDLVTMLPSTANVKDLCRKIKNTDMEFIPVYHKARKNVIGIALPKDFVNKNPDDALIHNLHSPWFITAKSKLIRILKEFRDNRSSVAVVLNSSGEPMGILSLNAIFKILFNTSNIAQLKPKTVSLIERTFPGNTPLKDLQKELGIELTRYGVETLAQLVLQLLDTPAEIGTSVITDNLLLEVKEVSLYGIKSVSIKNLLS, from the coding sequence ATGACTGATTCTCCTTTCTTTTGGCTTGGGGTCAATTTTTTATGTATTGTCCTTCAAGGATTCTATTCTATGATGGAAATGGCCTGCGTTTCCTTCAATCGTGTACGCCTCCAATACTATCTAACAAAAGATCATAAGAAAGCGCGTTATATTAATTTTCTTATTCGTCGTCCTTATCGTTTATTCGGGACCGTGATGCTTGGAGTGAACATAGCTCTTCAAATTAGTTCTGAATCAGCTAGGAATTGTTATAAAGCTCTGGGATTCTCTCCAGATTACGCTCCTTTTACTCAGATCTTTCTTGTCGTAATTTTTGCTGAGCTTTTCCCTTTAACGATATCACGTAAAATTCCTGAGAAGTTAGCACTTTGGGGTGCTCCTATACTGTATTATTCTCACTATCTATTTTATCCATTAATTCAATTCATAGGGAGTCTTACAGAAGGAATTTACTATCTACTAAAAATAAAAAAAGAGAAGTTGAACTCAACATTAAGTCGTGATGAATTTCAAAAAGCTTTAGAAACACATCATGAAGAACAAGATTTTAATGTTATTGCCACAAATATTTTCTCTTTAAGTGCGACATCCGCGGAACAGGTATGTCAACCCTTAGATCTGGTAACAATGTTGCCTTCTACGGCAAATGTTAAGGATTTATGTCGTAAGATAAAAAACACTGATATGGAGTTTATCCCAGTATACCATAAGGCACGTAAAAATGTGATAGGGATAGCGCTCCCTAAAGATTTTGTGAATAAAAATCCTGACGATGCATTAATTCATAATCTCCATTCACCCTGGTTTATCACAGCAAAATCTAAACTGATACGTATATTGAAAGAATTTAGAGATAACCGTTCTAGCGTAGCTGTCGTATTGAATTCTTCTGGAGAACCTATGGGTATTCTGAGTTTAAATGCGATTTTTAAAATCCTATTTAACACATCAAATATCGCTCAACTAAAGCCTAAAACTGTCTCTTTAATAGAAAGAACGTTTCCTGGAAATACACCATTAAAAGATCTACAGAAAGAGTTGGGAATTGAACTTACGCGTTATGGAGTAGAAACTCTAGCACAGTTAGTTTTACAATTACTCGATACTCCTGCAGAAATTGGAACGTCAGTAATTACTGATAATCTTCTTCTAGAAGTTAAAGAAGTATCGCTATATGGAATTAAAAGCGTCTCTATTAAAAATTTACTTTCGTAA
- a CDS encoding hemolysin family protein has protein sequence MISTVLIFLIICFTLCSGFISLSQIALFSLPTSLISHYKRSRYKKQQLVASLLSHPHHLLITLIFLDIGLNIGIQNCVAILVGDKASWLLIVGFPLALTLILCEILPKAVALPFNTQIASFVAPLILVFTKVFRPLLYWAISGINYIVQWILSAQKIDIIQPQELKEVLQSCKDFGVVNQDESRLLYGYLSLSDCSVKERMKPRQDVLFYDIQTPLDNLYDLFSQQHCSRVPVCNDNLQNLLGICTAKALLLHGKPLQSSEDLLPLLNKPYYMPETISAKTALCHLAAEDETLGMIIDEYGSIEGLITQEDLFEIVSGEIIDQRSEKVLYTMSGKDVIIAAGTLELSDLSEIFNINLPTNNNSATLGGWLTEQMESIPITGTKLTWNNLMFQVLDAAPNRIRRVYIRKMHD, from the coding sequence ATGATTTCTACTGTTCTGATTTTTCTAATCATATGTTTTACCCTGTGTTCTGGATTTATTTCATTATCCCAGATAGCACTTTTCTCTCTCCCAACCTCTTTAATTTCTCATTACAAGCGCTCTAGATATAAAAAGCAGCAGTTAGTAGCTTCTCTACTCTCTCATCCCCACCATCTACTCATTACTTTAATCTTTCTTGATATCGGATTAAATATTGGGATTCAAAACTGCGTAGCTATACTTGTTGGTGACAAAGCTTCGTGGTTACTTATTGTTGGTTTCCCTTTAGCTTTAACTCTGATTCTATGTGAAATTTTACCCAAGGCGGTAGCCCTCCCATTTAACACACAGATAGCCTCTTTTGTTGCTCCTCTTATTTTAGTGTTTACAAAGGTATTTCGACCTCTACTCTATTGGGCAATTAGCGGGATTAATTATATTGTACAATGGATTCTTTCAGCTCAGAAGATAGATATTATTCAACCTCAGGAATTGAAGGAGGTTTTACAAAGTTGCAAAGACTTTGGTGTTGTTAATCAGGATGAAAGTCGTCTGCTATACGGTTATCTATCTCTTAGTGATTGTAGTGTTAAAGAGCGTATGAAACCTCGTCAAGATGTTTTGTTCTATGATATTCAAACACCTCTGGATAATCTCTATGATCTATTTTCTCAGCAACATTGCTCAAGAGTTCCTGTATGTAATGACAATTTACAAAACTTATTAGGAATCTGTACAGCGAAAGCTTTGCTACTTCATGGTAAACCTTTACAATCATCTGAAGACCTTTTGCCTTTATTGAATAAGCCATATTATATGCCTGAGACAATATCAGCAAAAACTGCTCTTTGTCATCTTGCTGCTGAAGATGAAACTTTAGGTATGATCATTGATGAATATGGTTCAATCGAAGGATTAATTACTCAAGAAGATCTCTTTGAAATTGTTTCTGGAGAGATCATAGATCAACGAAGTGAAAAAGTTCTTTATACAATGTCAGGAAAAGATGTTATTATCGCAGCAGGCACTTTAGAACTAAGTGATCTCAGTGAAATTTTTAATATCAATCTCCCTACAAATAACAATAGTGCAACTTTAGGAGGATGGTTAACTGAACAGATGGAATCTATTCCGATTACGGGAACAAAACTTACTTGGAACAATCTTATGTTTCAAGTTTTGGACGCTGCTCCTAATCGCATACGCCGAGTGTATATAAGGAAAATGCATGACTGA
- the dcd gene encoding dCTP deaminase, which yields MSIKEDKWIRKMALAHGMIEPFADGQINTDAETGEKLISYGLSSYGYDLRLSREFKVFTNVYNSLVDPKHFTEDTFISITDDVCIIPPNSFALAHSVEYFRIPRNVLTMCIGKSTYARCGLIVNVTPFEPEWEGYVTIEISNTTPLPAKIYANEGIAQVLFFEADEMCEVSYAERKGKYQKQQGITVPFV from the coding sequence ATGAGCATTAAAGAAGATAAATGGATCCGTAAAATGGCACTGGCTCACGGAATGATCGAGCCTTTTGCAGATGGCCAAATAAATACAGACGCAGAAACTGGAGAGAAATTAATCAGCTACGGTCTATCCAGCTATGGTTATGATCTTCGTTTGTCTAGAGAGTTTAAAGTATTCACTAATGTATATAATTCTCTTGTCGATCCAAAGCATTTTACAGAAGATACGTTTATCTCTATTACTGATGATGTTTGTATCATTCCTCCGAATTCATTTGCTCTTGCTCATAGTGTAGAGTATTTTCGTATTCCAAGAAACGTCTTAACAATGTGTATAGGGAAATCCACGTATGCACGTTGTGGACTCATTGTTAATGTAACCCCTTTTGAACCTGAATGGGAAGGATACGTTACCATAGAAATTTCTAATACCACTCCCCTTCCAGCAAAAATTTATGCTAATGAGGGAATAGCTCAAGTCTTGTTTTTTGAAGCAGACGAGATGTGTGAGGTTTCTTATGCAGAAAGAAAAGGTAAGTATCAAAAACAGCAGGGAATTACTGTTCCTTTTGTTTAA
- the ruvB gene encoding Holliday junction branch migration DNA helicase RuvB, producing MTHQVSVLHQDKKFDISLRPKGLREFCGQKQLTERLELFLHAAVQRGEVPGHCLFFGPPGLGKTSLAYIVAHTVGKGLVVASGPQLVKPSDLLGLLTSLQEGDVFFIDEIHRMGKVAEEYLYSAMEDYKIDITIDSGPGARSVSVDLAPFSLVGATTRSGMLSEPLRARFSFTGRMSYYSDEDLTTILKRSSNLLGIDADSSALHEIARRSRGTPRLANNLLRWVRDFAQMREGNCINGDVAEKALAMLLIDDWGLNEIDIKLLTTIIDYYQGGPVGIKTLSVAVGEDIKTLEDVYEPFLILKGLLKKTSRGRMVTQIAYNHLKRCSDNLQSLGEEK from the coding sequence ATGACACATCAGGTATCTGTCTTACATCAAGATAAAAAGTTCGATATTTCTTTGCGGCCCAAGGGATTAAGGGAGTTTTGTGGTCAGAAGCAACTTACAGAACGCTTGGAATTGTTCCTTCATGCTGCTGTGCAACGCGGAGAAGTTCCTGGTCACTGTCTTTTTTTTGGGCCCCCAGGATTGGGTAAAACATCACTTGCTTATATCGTTGCTCATACCGTGGGTAAAGGATTGGTCGTTGCTTCAGGACCTCAACTTGTTAAACCATCTGATTTATTGGGATTGTTAACAAGTTTGCAAGAAGGTGATGTTTTCTTTATTGATGAAATTCATCGTATGGGAAAAGTTGCCGAAGAATATTTATATTCTGCAATGGAAGATTATAAGATTGACATTACTATTGACTCAGGTCCTGGTGCGCGATCTGTTTCTGTAGATCTTGCTCCTTTTAGTTTAGTAGGAGCAACGACACGTTCTGGAATGTTAAGTGAGCCCCTGCGTGCTCGTTTTTCCTTTACCGGACGTATGTCATATTACTCGGATGAAGATTTGACAACCATTCTTAAACGATCTTCTAATTTATTGGGAATTGATGCTGATTCTTCAGCATTACATGAAATTGCCCGAAGATCTAGAGGAACACCTAGATTAGCCAATAATCTCTTGCGTTGGGTTCGGGATTTTGCTCAAATGCGCGAGGGTAATTGTATTAATGGCGACGTAGCCGAAAAAGCTTTGGCTATGCTATTAATAGATGATTGGGGATTAAATGAGATTGATATTAAACTCCTCACCACAATAATAGATTATTATCAGGGTGGCCCTGTGGGTATTAAAACTTTATCGGTGGCCGTAGGAGAAGACATCAAAACCCTAGAAGATGTGTATGAACCTTTCTTGATTTTAAAAGGTCTATTAAAGAAAACATCTCGAGGAAGAATGGTTACCCAAATTGCTTATAATCATTTGAAAAGGTGTTCAGATAACTTGCAGAGTTTAGGAGAAGAAAAGTGA
- a CDS encoding SpoIID/LytB domain-containing protein has product MKILKYILLGLSFSMGVAGYTEVKVSDTFMVQPIVSEPKIRVLLLNESTTALIEAKGPYRLYGDNTLLQHSPQGLRCAAHALYGGVRWGENFPGVQCLKIEPIDDSASLFVNGLQYKGALYIHKTDKHCIVVTNELTVEEYLKSILSTKYLRELDKEALSACVILERTALYERLLAKNPQNFWHITGSEDNYAGYGATRQFYGVEDAVDWTSRLIVDNPEGLIIDADGLLKANIDRLAVEGYNARQILEKFYKDADFVVIESWNDEANEIS; this is encoded by the coding sequence GTGAAGATATTGAAGTACATCCTTTTAGGACTTTCCTTCAGTATGGGCGTAGCCGGGTATACAGAAGTTAAGGTTTCTGATACTTTTATGGTTCAACCTATTGTTTCCGAACCTAAAATTCGCGTTCTTCTTTTGAATGAGAGTACCACCGCTTTAATAGAAGCTAAAGGTCCTTATCGCCTTTATGGTGACAACACGTTGTTGCAACATTCACCTCAAGGTTTGCGTTGCGCTGCCCATGCTCTTTACGGAGGTGTCCGATGGGGAGAAAATTTTCCTGGAGTCCAATGTTTAAAGATCGAACCTATTGATGATTCTGCATCACTATTTGTAAACGGTCTACAATATAAGGGAGCTCTCTATATTCATAAGACGGATAAGCATTGTATTGTTGTGACTAATGAGCTAACTGTTGAAGAGTACCTAAAATCAATTCTTTCTACAAAATATCTCAGAGAATTAGATAAAGAAGCTTTATCAGCATGTGTAATTTTAGAAAGAACGGCTTTATATGAAAGGCTTCTTGCTAAAAATCCTCAAAACTTCTGGCATATTACAGGATCTGAAGATAATTACGCGGGTTATGGAGCTACACGACAATTCTATGGTGTTGAAGATGCCGTAGATTGGACATCGCGATTGATTGTTGATAATCCTGAAGGATTGATTATTGATGCTGATGGCTTGCTTAAAGCTAATATTGATCGTCTTGCTGTAGAAGGTTACAATGCACGTCAAATTCTTGAAAAATTCTATAAAGATGCCGATTTCGTAGTTATAGAATCTTGGAATGATGAAGCTAATGAAATTAGCTAA